Proteins found in one Syngnathus acus chromosome 9, fSynAcu1.2, whole genome shotgun sequence genomic segment:
- the ep400 gene encoding E1A-binding protein p400 isoform X5 has translation MHHGSGSQNIQRQLQRPKSVSASEAEDHQQQATMAASQQQTTVAHPQSPVTTFSSAASPSAPQSPNYQIIMSRSPVTGQNMNITLQNVGQMVTGNQQITLTSLPLQNPASPGFQHTTPQWRFEHAPSSYIQVTSPLPQPMQPQSPTQHSPVSLQGVTRPGAPSAALGVCGQSPTRFVEAGMVVRQISLGSPSGTGHFVYQDGTALAQITQGTPGPIQLSSPGAPGSVRERRLSQPHSQTGGTIHHLGPQSPVATSTALSTLGSPGHITTSNLPPQISSIIQGKLARPVIFDKISQGVVAAVGSSPTASFTIPSTLPSSSPSLTSPSQANTNNPLAATNTAVGTVKKLVPKRLEEIPPSTPEIAQLRKQCLEHHAKKMDSLKEVFKEYLIELFFLQHLQGNMMDYLAFKKKPCVPLYTYLRQNDLDLEEEEEEEEQSKVINDEVKVGTGKDGQAVTPVAIATQLPPNVSAAFSAQQQFQGLQGPAGTLANPAEMDAFKRQQAMVQAGGMPPAPQLVQIAGQKQNQQQYDPSKGPPVQNAASLHTPPPQLPGRLPQGALPMTGPPVTLSQQAPIVESTVQPGGQLQAQVKVQTGGPIMASVNPHTQLQAQLQHQMQSGLHIQLPPQQQQNQTMLPSGQATVTLGRPGAESAQPIQRNMTNSISLSSMSSTSVPTSNCVPTTQPTSPLRPPATNTNPSTQSKLAGTNGFSGIKTSGFGQSATMQSSQEASQDKQVEQAKLENQVHQRISELRKDGQWSASRLPKVVEASRPKSHWDYLLEEMQWMAADFVQERRWKEAAAKKMARTCARYHQEQRKSEERSNKERELHLRHIAGTIAREVEFFWSNIEQVVEIKLHFEINEKRIRALSLQKASVKGHSVGETPDKEERHSVYRKRKSNSPLSVEADEESTIEEQEVTEGEADYKTELVELAKDAELPLDALRKQYAGAYADSFEWPQPSPSSNQDDEETEAITCPARSPPEAVLIDSLLIVDQFRSPDKTSSCNSEGKAARDISEVAAATELLLPKGTLKSTSSTLTPAPFLLHGALREYQQIGVDWLVNLYKKHLNGILADETGLGKTVQTVAYMAHLAGQEGIWGPHLIVVRTCKLLNWEVEFKRWCPGLKILLYLGTERERKSQRTWWREENSFHVCVTSYKLLMKDRNHFLRQKWRHLVLDEVQLIKNMTEKHWETIFALQSVQRILLINTPLQNTLKELWTMIHFLMPGITRPYSDFPVKAGTDQNQDYCHKLVIRLHRMIQPFILRRSKREVEKQLPKKYEHILKCRLSGRQKSLYEDILTQPGSQEALKTGHFVSVLQVLMQLQRVCNHPDLVVPRETSSSFFCTPLQYNCPSLILEAMQDDSNKDAALSLFDLISNENQLTRYQIEEVMPKLKVTQQLIEEIYSGPEPPPHPKPCPIKPMRLFQPVQYGTKPEGRLVAITSAVGQNPQTSSSATTNSVSSSNSAQAKGKSPVTTAATTATQGGDAVKIAQLANIAGSQNRISQPETPVTLQFQGNKFTLSPSQLRQLTTGQPLQLQGNILQIVSAPGQQIIRPQGSMVMQTMAQAVPNSNASASPSAPHPALPTVQQGVTTNATATSNRLTTPSSQESSEEKTRQAKQRLSLLFEANERRCSRRVLYGSDLLQACTVSSEPGHSALTAGGWMWVGRESCVRAQNTFVATTSALQSALLSLENRMQATNSLGKGLLCVVPTAVAPPPQLYAANPPTPYTIKQRLFHSHLQESFASHACDIHHLVARHHFCSPDPQLMQMDSGKLEALAILLQKLRSDNRRVLIFTQMMKMLDILEAFLDYRQLTYVRVDESYTPDERQETIRTFNRNRPIFCSILTNHCCSSVGTMLDADAIIFYDTDLNPSMDARTQEWCDKLGRAKDIHIYRLESGNSIEEKLLKNGTKDLIREVAAQGTDYTLAFLTQRTIQDLFEVEAGSGEKVEEFVVLHQEPSASETISPKVARPYIQALHSINLEDSPEADGVKVEDAEITGKHSELADASESQTKEEPVEMDQLNAVMEQLTPIERYALNYLEYLHISDDETALKERLECSKRGWELQQLQKLKEEEEEDRELMEGAEELFTYTREDAYNMEYVFTAEDGHTEIMPVWTPPTPPQDDNDIYIDSVMCLMYDTTPIPEAKLPPIYVRKEHKRLKLDPSAAARKKKKGHGETVIPPRSLFEKASMLKVRREGKDQKKNFSLKQQAPFAKPLPSLVKPTMEAGQDNPEWLISEDWALLQAVKQLLELPLNLTIVSPAHTPNWDLVSDVVNSCSRIYRSPKQCRNRYENVIIPREEGKLMFEANPKKKTKSIYKSKNSRPLRTCQIYTQDDNATQIQLYNSRFELMKIIASKRSPPIKPLLGMNPFQKNPKHASVLAESGISYDKPLPPIQVASQRAERIAKEKKALAEQQKAQQLAQQQAGAPQGQTTPSQTSAAAQVQTQVSQAATAAGAVAVPNAAVLAGAIKNAAAGTTIQAAAVGGNVIVNTVAGVPPSPFQANKRLASPVIPGTLSPAGPAAGAQVVHGQQRAVTAAAAPAEVVAIATGQGVRAVTPVTASTVVSTTLSPVQAQTRPLVTQVTQATGMQLAQAKAFTPAHLQMIRQQQLQQQQQAASPQIKAVSKPQEFLKMHKHKLQQQQQVAAAVAAAAAQGQHAAGAQQAQVQSTQAAQANPQLATVTAPRPGSVLTGTTVTNLQVARLTRVPTQGQIQAQTGQTAQMTLTKPPVVSVPAVVSSAGVTTLPVTVAGISVAIGQAQKTGGPVLTPSFPQMQVQQLLQMKKQQQAAVQAAQQKAGQPQQGQATVQQKIGTQQVTVQAAQPNQQQQKVTYTTTTQLQPGIKPQFFTTSIAQTQKSTGPQQIQVAKLPQIVQQQPTVANIQQIVSSSQQIQTQPQTVTLTTSAPAQVQMIPAGTTTAQVVQQKLIQQQVVTAAASPQIQTPPPHSPAQQDSSASQPVQSQQPTKGQARQGGIRAKPPAKPSGGSS, from the exons ATGCACCATGGAAGTGGGTCGCAGAATATTCAACGACAACTCCAAAGACCCAAGTCTGTCAGTGCCTCAGAAGCTGAGGATCATCAGCAGCAAGCAACCATGGCAGCTTCACAGCAACAAACTACTGTTGCTCACCCTCAGTCACCCGTGACCACGTTTTCTTCTGCTGCCAGCCCATCAGCTCCCCAATCTCCCAATTATCAGATAATCATGAGTCGCAGCCCAGTGACTGGTCAGAACATGAACATCACTTTACAAAATGTGGGACAAATGGTGACTGGCAACCAGCAGATCACCCTAACTTCGCTTCCCCTGCAAAACCCGGCGTCCCCCGGCTTCCAGCATACGACACCACAATGGAGGTTTGAGCATGCGCCGTCATCCTACATCCAGGTCACGTCGCCTTTACCCCAACCCATGCAGCCGCAAAGTCCCACCCAGCATAGCCCAGTCTCACTGCAAGGCGTCACAAGGCCTGGAGCCCCCTCAGCTGCCCTTGGTGTGTGCGGGCAGAGCCCGACACGGTTTGTTGAGGCAGGTATGGTAGTGCGTCAAATCAGTTTAGGCAGTCCATCGGGAACGGGTCATTTTGTATACCAGGATGGCACAGCGCTGGCCCAGATCACACAGGGGACACCTGGTCCAATTCAACTGTCTTCACCAGGTGCACCAGGTTCAGTTAGGGAACGCCGTCTTTCTCAGCCTCACTCACAGACCGGAGGCACCATTCACCATCTTGGACCTCAAAGTCCCGTGGCTACCAGTACTGCTCTCTCCACTTTGGGCAGCCCTGGACACATTACCACTTCTAACCTACCTCCACAGATCAGCAGCATCATACAAGGAAAGCTCGCACGCCCTGTGATATTTGATAAGATTTCACAGGGAGTAGTTGCTGCGGTTGGATCCTCACCCACGGCATCTTTTACGATCCCTTCCACCCTCCCATCCTCCAGCCCCTCACTCACCAGCCCCTCCCAAGCAAATACCAACAATCCACTTGCGGCGACCAACACTGCAGTAGGCACTGTTAAAAAACTGGTTCCAAAGAGGTTAGAGGAGATTCCTCCTTCTACTCCAGAGATTGCCCAGCTACGCAAACAGTGCTTAGAGCACCATGCCAAGAAGATGGACAGTTTAAAGGAGGTGTTCAAGGAATACCTCATAGAACTCTTCTTTCTTCAGCATCTTCAAGGAAACATGATGGACTACTTGGCTTTCAAAAAGAAGCCTTGTGTTCCTTTATATACTTACTTAAGACAGAACGACTTGGATctagaagaggaggaggaagaggaggaacaaTCTAAGGTTATCAACGATGAG GTAAAAGTTGGCACAGGAAAAGATGGCCAAGCAGTGACACCTGTTGCCATAGCAACACAGCTTCCTCCCAATGTGTCTGCAGCGTTCTCTGCCCAGCAGCAATTTCAG GGTCTCCAAGGGCCAGCTGGCACGCTTGCCAACCCCGCTGAGATGGATGCCTTCAAGAGGCAACAGGCGATGGTGCAAGCAG GCGGGATGCCGCCTGCACCGCAACTGGTCCAGATTGCAGGACAGAAGcagaatcaacaacaatatGACCCATCCAAAGGACCTCCAGTGCAGAATGCAGCTAGCCTACATACGCCACCCCCTCAGCTGCCAGGCAGATTGCCACAAGGAGCCCTCCCTATGACTGGCCCCCCAGTGACGCTGTCCCAGCAGGCTCCGATTGTGGAGAGCACAGTCCAACCTGGTGGTCAGCTCCAAGCGCAGGTGAAAGTGCAGACAGGTGGCCCAATCATGGCATCAGTAAATCCCCACACACAACTCCAGGCCCAGCTCCAACATCAGATGCAGTCAGGTCTGCATATCCAGTTGCCtccccagcagcagcaaaaccAGACAATGCTACCCTCAGGGCAAGCG ACGGTGACTCTTGGTCGTCCTGGTGCGGAGTCAGCTCAACCCATTCAAAGGAATATGACCAACTCAATATCGCTCTCCTCCATGTCGTCTACTTCTGTTCCGACTTCTAATTGTGTTCCCACCACTCAACCAACAAGTCCTCTGCGCCCTCCTGCTACCAATACAAACCCAAGCACCCAGTCCAAACTGGCAGGAACCAATGGTTTTTCCGGCATCAAAACGAGCGGCTTTGGTCAAAGCGCGACCATGCAGTCATCGCAGGAGGCTTCTCAAGATAAACAAGTTGAGCAAGCTAAACTG GAGAATCAAGTGCACCAACGCATCTCTGAACTAAGAAAGGATGGCCAGTGGTCAGCCAGTAGGCTTCCCAAAGTTGTGGAGGCCTCTCGTCCAAAGTCCCATTGGGACTACCTCTTGGAGGAGATGCAGTGGATGGCCGCTGACTTTGTCCAGGAGAGGAGATGGAAAGAAGCTGCTGCAAAGAAG ATGGCACGCACGTGTGCACGTTACCATCAAGAGCAGAGGAAAAGTGAAGAGAGGTCAAATAAAGAAAGGGAACTTCATCTTCGCCACATTGCCGGCACAATTGCCAGAGAAGTGGAATTCTTTTGGTCCAACATTGAGCAG GTTGTGGAAATTAAACTTCACTTTGAAATTAATGAAAAGAGGATTAGAGCGCTTAGTTTACAGAAAGCATCAGTCAAAG GTCACTCTGTTGGAGAGACACCTGATAAAGAG gAGCGTCACAGTGTgtatagaaaaagaaaatctaattCACCTTTGAGTGTTGAAGCGG ATGAAGAGAGCACAATAGAGGAACAAGAAGTTACGGAGGGAGAAGCCGATTACAAAACAGAGTTGGTTGAGCTTGCCAAAGATG CTGAGTTGCCCCTGGATGCTTTGAGGAAGCAATATGCCGGTGCCTATGCTGACAGCTTTGAGTGGCCTCAGCCAAGTCCGTCAAGTAATCAGGATGATGAAGAGACTGAAG CAATAACGTGTCCTGCAAGGAGTCCACCTGAGGCAGTTCTCATAGACTCTCTGCTTATTGTGGACCAGTTTCGTAGTCCCGACAAGACCTCTTCTTGCAATTCTGAGGGGAAAGCTGCAAGGGACATATCTGAGGTGGCTGCTGCAACCGAGCTTCTTCTGCCGAAGGGTACCCTCAAGTCCACTTCCTCG ACTCTGACTCCGGCACCATTTCTACTACACGGCGCACTGCGAGAATATCAGCAAATTGGTGTTGACTGGCTGGTAAACCTATACAAGAAGCATCTAAATGGTATCCTCGCTGATGAAACAGGCCTTGGCAAAACTGTTCAAACCGTTGCTTACATGGCTCACTTAGCTGGCCAAGAGG GTATTTGGGGTCCCCACCTCATTGTGGTTAGGACTTGCAAATTGCTCAACTGGGAAGTGGAGTTTAAGCGCTGGTGTCCTGGCCTTAAAATCCTCTTGTATTTGGGAACGGAGAGAGAGCGTAAATCACAGAGAACG TGGTGGCGTGAAGAAAACAGCTTCCATGTATGTGTAACATCGTACAAGCTGTTGATGAAGGACCGCAACCATTTTCTGAGGCAAAAGTGGAGACACCTGGTTCTGGATGAGGTGCAACTCATCAAAAATATGACTGAAAAACATTGGGAAACCATATTTGCCCTTCAAAG TGTGCAGCGGATCCTCCTCATCAATACCCCACTACAGAATACTCTAAAGGAGCTATGGACGATGATCCACTTCCTCATGCCAGGAATAACAAGGCCCTACTCTGACTTCCCTGTTAAGGCAGGCACTGACCAGAATCAGGACTACTGTCACAAACTTGTCATTCGTCTGCACAGG ATGATTCAGCCTTTCATTCTGAGGCGCTCCAAACGGGAAGTGGAAAAGCAGTTGCCTAAAAAGTATGAGCACATCCTGAAGTGTCGCCTCTCCGGCAGACAGAAGAGCCTGTATGAGGATATCCTTACTCAACCTGg ATCCCAGGAGGCTCTGAAGACTGGCCATTTTGTCAGCGTGCTTCAAGTCTTGATGCAGTTGCAGCGTGTGTGCAACCACCCGGATTTGGTTGTACCTCGAGAGACAAGCAGCTCCTTCTTCTGCACTCCTCTGCAATATAATTGCCCATCACTCATACTGGAAGCAATGCAGGATGACTCCAACAAA GATGCAGCGCTGTCCCTGTTTGATTTGATCAGCAATGAGAATCAGCTGACTCGGTATCAGATTGAAGAAGTAATGCCCAAACTAAAGGTCACACAACAGCTCATAGAGGAGATCTACAGTGGTCCCGAACCACCGCCACATCCCAAGCCATGTCCAATAAAACCAATGAG ATTGTTCCAGCCAGTGCAATATGGGACAAAGCCAGAAGGGCGGCTAGTTGCCATTACAAGTGCAGTAGGACAAAATCCTCAAACAAGCTCTTCTGCTACAACCAACTCTGTTTCCTCATCCAACTCAGCCCAGGCAAAGGGAAAGTCCCCAGTCACTACTGCGGCTACTACAGCAACTCAAG GAGGGGATGCAGTGAAAATTGCTCAGCTGGCCAACATAGCTGGAAGTCAGAATCGTATCTCTCAGCCAGAGACTCCTGTCACGCTGCAATTTCAGGGCAACAAATTCACGTTGTCCCCCAGTCAACTTCGCCAGCTCACCACTGGACAGCCCTTGCAGCTCCAAG GAAACATTCTACAAATTGTGTCAGCTCCTGGGCAGCAAATCATCAGGCCCCAGGGTTCTATGGTTATGCAAACAATGGCACAAGCTGTCCCTAACTCCAATGCTTCAGCTTCACCCAGTGCACCTCATCCAGCTCTACCAACTGTCCAGCAAG GTGTGACAACAAATGCCACAGCAACCTCGAACAGGCTCACGACTCCTTCTTCACAG GAGTCTTCAGAAGAAAAGACCCGGCAGGCTAAGCAGCGGTTGAGCCTTCTCTTTGAAGCAAACGAGCGACGCTGCAGCCGCCGAGTTCTATATGGGTCAGACTTGTTGCAGGCGTGCACTGTGAGCTCAGAGCCTGGCCACTCTGCGCTGACTGCAGGAGGATGGATGTGGGTGGGCCGGGAGAGTTGCGTCAGGGCCCAGAACACCTTTGTGGCAACCACCTCTGCACTGCAGTCTGCTCTGCTGTCTCTTGAGAATCGAATGCAAGCTACCAACAGCCTTGGCAAAGG GCTGCTATGCGTGGTGCCTACAGCTGTTGCGCCACCGCCTCAGTTATATGCAGCCAATCCTCCCACCCCTTACACCATAAAACAAAGGTTATTCCACAGTCACCTCCAGGAATCCTTTGCTTCCCATGCTTGTGACATACACCACTTGGTGGCCAGGCATCACTTCTGTTCTCCGGATCCTCAGCTAATGCAGATGGATTCAG GCAAACTAGAAGCCCTGGCCATTCTGCTGCAGAAGCTTAGGTCAGACAATCGCCGTGTCCTCATCTTCACTCAGATGATGAAGATGCTTGATATCCTGGAGGCATTCCTCGATTATAGGCAGCTCACTTATGTGCGTGTGGATGAAAGCTACACTCCAGATGAAcgacag GAGACCATAAGGACCTTTAACAGGAACAGGCCAATTTTCTGCAGCATTCTGACAAACCACTGCTGCTCTTCAGTCGGAACTATGCTTGATGCAGATGCCATCATTTTCTATGACACAGACCTAAATCCTAGCATGGATGCCCGCACCCAGGAATGGTGTGACAAACTTGGGCGTGCTAAAGATATCCACATTTACAG ATTGGAGAGTGGGAACTCGATTGAGGAGAAACTATTAAAGAATGGAACCAAGGACCTAATCAGAGAGGTGGCTGCACAGGGCACTGATTATACTCTGGCTTTCCTCACACAA CGGACAATCCAGGATTTGTTTGAGGTGGAGGCAGGCTCAGGGGAAAAGGTGGAGGAGTTTGTTGTCCTTCACCAGGAGCCATCAGCCTCCGAGACCATCTCTCCAAAAGTAGCTAGACCCTACATCCAAGCTCTCCATAGTATTAACTTGGAGGATTCACCAGAAGCAGACGGTGTGAAAGTAGAGGATGCAGAGATAACAGGCAAGCATTCGGAACTGGCTGACGCGTCAGAGAGCCAGACTAAAGAAGAGCCTGTTGAGATGGATCAGTTGAATGCAGTTATGGAGCAG CTCACTCCAATTGAAAGATATGCTCTGAACTACCTGGAGTACCTTCATATCAGTGACGATGAAACTGCTCTCAAG GAGCGATTGGAGTGTTCTAAGAGGGGCTGGGAGCTGCAGCAACTGCAGAAActgaaagaggaggaggaggaggaccgAGAGCTGATGGAGGGCGCCGAAGAGCTTTTCACCTACACAAGAGAAGACGCTTACAATATG GAGTATGTCTTTACTGCTGAGGATGGACATACAGAAATCATGCCG GTTTGGACTCCACCGACACCACCACAGGATGACAATGATATTTACATCGACTCTGTAATGTGTCTGATGTATGACACCACGCCCATTCCTGAGGCCAAGTTACCTCCAATCTATGTCCGCAAGGAGCACAAGAGACTGAAACTGGACCCCTCAG caGCAGctaggaagaagaagaagggccATGGGGAAACCGTAATTCCACCACGCTCCCTTTTCGAAAAGGCCAGCATGCTGAAGGTTCGCAGAGAAGGGAAAGACCAGAAAAAGAACTTTTCTCTCAAGCAGCAGGCACCCTTCGCCAAGCCTCTGCCTTCACTGGTTAAACCCACTATGGAGGCTGGTCAGGACAACCCAGAGTGGCTCATCAGTGAAGACTGGGCTCTACTTCAG GCTGTGAAACAACTGCTCGAGTTGCCCCTGAACCTGACTATCGTGTCTCCTGCGCACACACCCAACTGGGATCTGGTGAGTGATGTGGTGAACTCCTGCAGCCGCATCTACCGCTCTCCTAAGCAGTGTCGTAACCGCTACGAGAACGTCATCATTCCCAGAGAAGAGGGCAAG TTGATGTTTGAGGCTAACcctaagaagaaaacaaagagcatCTACAAG TCTAAGAATAGCCGTCCTCTAAGGACCTGCCAGATCTACACGCAAGATGACAACGCCACTCAAATTCAGCTCTATAACAGCCGCTTTGAGCTCATGAAAATTATAGCGAGCAAAAGGAGCCCACCTATCAAACCCTT GCTTGGCATGAATCCATTCCAGAAGAATCCCAAACATGCCTCTGTTTTGGCAGAAAG TGGGATAAGCTACGACaagcccctccctcccattcAGGTGGCATCTCAACGTGCCGAAAGGATCGCCAAAGAGAAAAAG GCCCTGGCGGAGCAGCAGAAGGCTCAGCAGCTAGCGCAACAACAGGCTGGAGCTCCCCAAGGCCAGACTACACCGAGCCAGACCTCTGCAGCTGCCCAGGTTCAGACTCAGGTCTCTCAGGCTGCCACTGCAGCTGGAGCTGTCGCAGTTCCTAATGCAGCTGTTCTG GCTGGAGCCATCAAAAACGCCGCAGCCGGAACCACCATCCAGGCTG CCGCTGTTGGAGGGAATGTGATTGTGAACACGGTTGCTGGAGTGCCTCCGAGTCCCTTCCAAGCCAACAAACGCCTGGCATCTCCAGTCATACCAGGCACCCTTTCT CCCGCCGGTCCTGCCGCTGGAGCGCAGGTAGTCCACGGCCAGCAGAGAGCAGTTACAGCGGCTGCCGCCCCTGCTGAAGTGGTCGCCATAGCTACAGGGCAGGGCGTTCGAGCAGTTACCCCGGTAACCGCATCGACTGTCGTTTCAACCACTCTGAGCCCAGTCCAAGCACAGACGCGCCCACTTGTCACTCAAGTAACACAAG CTACAGGGATGCAGCTTGCACAAGCAAAGGCCTTCACCCCGGCTCACCTGCAGATGATTCGTCAACAGCAGCttcagcaacagcagcaggctGCCTCTCCTCAGATCAAAGCCGTAAGCAAACCCCAG GAATTTTTAAAGATGCACAAACATAAgttgcagcaacagcaacaggTTGCAGCAGCAGTGGCGGCGGCCGCAGCTCAGGGCCAGCATGCTGCAGGAGCCCAGCAGGCCCAAGTGCAGTCCACACAAGCAGCTCAAGCCAATCCTCAGCTAGCAACGGTCACGGCACCAAGACCTGGTTCTGTTTTGACAGGCACCACAGTGACCAATCTACAGGTGGCCAGACTG ACCCGAGTACCCACCCAGGGTCAGATTCAGGCCCAGACTGGCCAGACGGCCCAGATGACCCTCACCAAGCCTCCCGTGGTCTCCGTGCCAGCCGTGGTATCATCTGCTGGTGTCACCACTCTGCCAGTCACTGTAGCTGGCATCAGCGTGGCTATTGGCCAGGCCCAGAAAACGG GTGGTCCTGTGCTGACGCCGTCCTTCCCGCAGATGCAGGTGCAACAGCTGCTTCAGATGAAGAAGCAGCAACAGGCAGCCGTTCAGGCGGCCCAGCAGAAGGCGGGACAGCCACAACAAGGACAGGCAACAGTGCAACAGAAG ATTGGCACACAGCAGGTTACGGTACAAGCTGCCCAGCCCAACCAGCAGCAACAGAAGGTGACCTACACTACCACCACACAACTTCAACCCGGGATCAAGCCCCAGTTCTTCACCACATCCATCGCTCAGACGCAGAAATCTACGGGACCTCAGCAAATCCAG GTCGCAAAGCTCCCACAAATAGTGCAGCAGCAGCCCACCGTGGCTAACATTCAGCAAATTGTGTCTTCTTCACAGCAG ATCCAAACGCAGCCTCAAACCGTGACGCTGACCACATCAGCACCAGCCCAGGTGCAGATGATTCCGGCCGGCACCACTACAGCTCAGGTCGTTCAGCAGAAGCTGATCCAGCAGCAGGTGGTCACCGCGGCCGCCTCACCGCAGATTCAGACGCCGCCCCCCCACAGCCCTGCCCAGCAAGACTCTTCTGCTTCGCAGCCCGTTCAATCCCAGCAGCCTACCAAAGGTCAAGCTCGCCAGGGTGGCATAAGGGCCAAACCGCCTGCCAAGCCCAGCGGGGGGAGCAGTTAG